A window of the Gossypium hirsutum isolate 1008001.06 chromosome A05, Gossypium_hirsutum_v2.1, whole genome shotgun sequence genome harbors these coding sequences:
- the LOC107941165 gene encoding tubulin beta-5 chain (The RefSeq protein has 1 substitution compared to this genomic sequence) → MREILHIQGGQCGNQIGAKFWEVICDEHGIDNTGKYNGDSDLQLERINVYYNEASGGRYVPRAVLMDLEPGTMDSVRSGLFGQIFRPDNFVFGQSGAGNNWAKGHYTEGAELIDSVLDVVRKEAENCDCLQGFQVCHSLGGGTGSGMGTLLISKIREEYPDRMMLTFSVFPSPKVSDTVVEPYNATLSVHQLVENADECMVLDNEALYDICFRTLKLATPTFGDLNHLISATMSGVTCCLRFPGQLNSDLRKLAVNLIPFPRLHFFMDGFAPLTSRGSQQYRNLTVPELTQQMWDAKNMMCAADPRHGRYLTASAMFRGKMSTKEVDEQMINVQNKNSSYFVEWIPNNVKSSVCDIPPKGLKMASTFIGNSTSIQEMFRRVSEQFTAMFRRKAFLHWYTGEGMDEMEFTEAESNMNDLVAEYQQYQDATADDEYEEGEEEEEEAA, encoded by the exons ATGAGGGAAATCTTGCATATCCAAGGAGGCCAATGTGGGAACCAGATCGGGGCTAAGTTCTGGGAAGTCATATGCGATGAGCATGGAATCGACAACACTGGAAAGTATAACGGTGACTCCGATCTCCAGCTGGAGCGTATCAATGTCTACTACAATGAAGCCAGTGGCGGTAGGTATGTCCCTCGCGCTGTTCTCATGGATCTTGAACCTGGCACTATGGACTCCGTCAGATCCGGTCTTTTCGGCCAGATCTTTCGTCCCGATAACTTTGTCTTCGGTCAGTCTGGTGCTGGCAACAACTGGGCCAAGGGTCATTATACCGAGGGAGCTGAGCTCATTGATTCTGTTCTAGACGTTGTCAGAAAAGAGGCGGAGAATTGTGATTGTTTGCAGG GTTTTCAAGTTTGTCATTCATTGGGTGGCGGTACTGGATCTGGAATGGGAACCCTTCTTATTTCCAAGATCAGGGAGGAGTATCCAGATCGCATGATGTTGACATTTTCGGTCTTCCCTTCGCCCAAGGTATCCGATACAGTTGTTGAACCATACAATGCTACCCTTTCTGTTCATCAGCTTGTTGAGAatgctgatgaatgcatggtgtTGGACAATGAAGCTCTTTATGACATCTGCTTCCGCACCCTCAAGCTCGCCACTCCTACCT TTGGTGACCTTAACCACCTCATCTCTGCTACCATGAGTGGTGTTACATGCTGTCTACGGTTCCCTGGACAGCTGAACTCTGATCTCCGTAAGCTGGCGGTTAACCTTATCCCTTTCCCTCGATTACACTTCTTCATGGTTGGCTTTGCACCCTTGACATCCAGAGGATCACAGCAGTATAGGAACCTGACTGTTCCTGAACTGACTCAGCAGATGTGGGATGCCAAAAACATGATGTGTGCTGCTGACCCACGCCATGGGCGTTACCTAACTGCTTCTGCAATGTTCCGGGGTAAGATGAGCACTAAGGAGGTTGACGAACAAATGATTAATGTCCAGAATAAGAATTCGTCATACTTTGTTGAGTGGATCCCTAACAATGTGAAGTCTAGCGTGTGTGACATCCCACCTAAGGGTCTGAAAATGGCATCTACTTTCATCGGAAATTCAACTTCGATTCAGGAGATGTTTAGGAGGGTTAGTGAGCAGTTTACAGCTATGTTCAGGAGGAAAGCTTTCTTGCACTGGTACACTGGTGAGGGAATGGATGAGATGGAGTTTACGGAAGCTGAGAGCAACATGAATGATTTAGTTGCAGAGTACCAGCAATACCAGGATGCAACTGCTGACGACGAGTATGAGGAaggagaggaagaagaagaggaagctGCTTGA
- the LOC107941164 gene encoding protein POLLENLESS 3-LIKE 1: MWSSDKHCPARGFLTPQPPAWKKIQSTTVLPMSERKRISPANNGDCFHVIHKVPASDSPYGRAKHVQLVDKDPSKAVSLFWAAINAGDRVDSALKDMAVVMKQLNRSDEAIEAIKSFRHLCPYDSQESLDNVLVELYKRSGRVDEEIEILQNKLRNIEEGTIFGGKKTKIARSQGKKIQITIEQEKSRILGNLAWAYLQQHNYGIAEQHYRKALSLEPDKNKQCNLAICLMHMNRLGEAKSLLQDVKVSAGTEEMDESYSKSYERAMEILMQVETQSKLEPAGAQEPEKGNATRRCLTSCRDRSLKEASVFLPRNGDNIPWCIEKNGNLSGYDDTTSSQCTPIGLKGSLQCSPQTMLSDKWRKGSYFESPSEGSVYSSSKLKESWRYSAGQEVGSANKNTYASLAASRKNSEKVLLTQPRRCSWGFNTADQRRGGRWGEDTVRNSIRKLSFEQTATTESVPSPSIQKLKEEPLSSSNAKSENYSAVGLGEEEAQEGLSGVLFTQPRNSLSWLNNRDQRRARWTEESFGGSFSNLSSSVTTHSVQSLNVEPLVSSKDESEIGMEKPADAAPNKKTWADMVEEEEKDEFLNDENLNSNIIYQHPDRSKHHIENITQQLESFGVKGGYNASANTVSSRRNRLQVFRDITST; the protein is encoded by the exons ATGTGGTCAAGCGACAAACACTGTCCAGCGAGGGGTTTCTTGACCCCACAGCCGCCTGCATGGAAGAAAATACAGTCCACCACCGTCTTGCCAATGTCAGAGAGGAAAAGAATTTCGCCTGCCAACAATGGCGATTGCTTTCATGTCATTCACAAAGTGCCAGCTTCTGATTCTCCTTATGGCAGGGCAAAGCACGTCCAG TTGGTAGACAAGGATCCCAGTAAGGCCGTTTCCCTGTTCTGGGCAGCCATTAATGCTGGAGATCGTGTTGATAGTGCATTGAAAGACATGGCTGTTGTGATGAAACAATTGAATAGATCTGATGAGGCTATTGAGGCAATCAAATCTTTCCGGCATCTTTGCCCTTATGATTCTCAGGAGTCTCTTGATAATGTCCTTGTTGAACTCTACAAG AGGTCTGGAAGGGTTGATGAAGAGATTGAAATCCTTCAGAACAAACTGAGGAACATCGAAGAAGGAACCATTTTCGGTGGGAAGAAGACAAAGATTGCAAGATCTCAAGGGAAGAAGATTCAGATTACTATTGAACAAGAGAAATCAAG GATACTAGGGAATTTGGCCTGGGCCTATCTCCAGCAACATAATTATGGAATTGCTGAACAACATTACAG AAAAGCTTTGTCTCTGGAACCAGATAAGAATAAGCAATGCAACTTGGCAATATGCTTGATGCACATGAATAGGCTCGGTGAAGCGAAATCACTGCTCCAGGATGTTAAAGTTTCAGCTGGAACTGAAGAGATGGATGAATCTTACTCCAAATCATATGAACGTGCTATGGAAATTCTTATGCAAGTAGAAACGCAGTCAAAGTTAGAGCCGGCAGGGGCACAGGAACCGGAAAAAGGGAATGCAACTCGAAGATGTTTGACATCATGCAGGGATAGAAGTTTGAAGGAAGCTAGCGTTTTCCTTCCTAGAAATGGTGATAATATCCCTTGGTGTATTGAGAAGAATGGTAACTTGTCTGGATATGATGACACAACAAGTTCACAATGCACACCCATTGGACTGAAAGGTAGTTTGCAATGTTCTCCACAAACCATGTTGAGTGATAAGTGGAGAAAAGGCTCCTATTTCGAAAGCCCGAGTGAAGGGTCTGTGTATTCCAGCAGCAAGCTGAAGGAAAGCTGGAGGTATTCAGCTGGACAAGAAGTAGGTTCTGCTAATAAAAACACTTATGCTTCCTTGGCAGCCAGTAGGAAGAACTCGGAAAAAGTTTTGTTAACCCAACCAAGACGATGTTCATGGGGTTTCAACACTGCAGATCAGAGGAGAGGAGGAAGATGGGGAGAAGATACAGTTAGAAATTCGATTCGGAAGCTCTCTTTTGAGCAAACTGCAACCACTGAAAGTGTGCCTTCACCTTCGATCCAGAAACTTAAAGAAGAACCACTTAGTTCAAGTAATGCGAAGTCTGAAAACTATTCTGCAGTTGGCCTAGGGGAAGAGGAAGCTCAGGAAGGCTTATCTGGAGTTCTATTCACTCAGCCAAGAAACTCTTTGTCATGGCTAAATAATAGAGATCAAAGAAGGGCAAGATGGACTGAAGAATCCTTTGGCGGTTCATTTAGCAATCTATCAAGCAGTGTGACTACTCATTCTGTGCAAAGTCTTAATGTAGAACCATTGGTTTCTTCTAAAGATGAATCAGAAATCGGAATGGAAAAACCGGCAGATGCTGCACCGAATAAGAAAACCTGGGCAGACATGGttgaagaggaagaaaaggatGAATTTCTCAATGATGAAAATCTGAATTCCAACATAATTTATCAACATCCTGATCGTTCTAAGCATCATATTGAGAATATAACTCAACAGCTAGAATCATTTGGTGTGAAGGGTGGATATAACGCATCAGCAAACACTGTTTCATCGAGGAGGAATCGGCTTCAGGTTTTCCGGGACATAACCAGTACATGA